CCACCATCGCGGGCGCCGAGGCGCGCCATGAGAGCCGGGGGGCGCATGCGCATGAGGATTTCAGCGCGCGTGACGACAAGAAATGGCGTGTTCACTCGATTGCGCGGGTGGACGGGCCAGATGTGACGTTGAGCTACCGGCCCATCATCGAGACGCCTTTGACAGACGAGGATGCAGGCGGGATCAGCCTGAAGCGGATCGCGCCGAAAGAGCGCACGTTTTGATGCGTCGCGCGGTGCTCATTCTGGCGGCATTCGGGCTGAGCGCCTGTGCGGCAGCCAATGATGCCGCCGGCACGATTGCGCGCGAGCGGGCCAAGGGGGTAGTCAACGCCGTCGTGGCCGAGCGGTTTCCGGGGTTGAACGCGGCCCCCATCACCGATTGCGTGATCGACGCCGCCTCTGCATCCGAGATCATCAGCATCGCCGGGGCGTCTGTCACCGGCGTGACCCAATCCACGGCAGGGGAGGTGCTGACAATCGCACAGCGCCCCGAGGCCGTTCAGTGCATTGCCCAAAACAGCATCACGCTGCTGGGCTGATTCAAGGCTTAAAAGGAGTAGATCATGGTTCAACTCACACTCCCTAAAAACTCGCGGATGACGGCGGGCAAGACATGGCCCAAACCCGAGGGCGCGACCAATCTGCGCAAGTTCCAGATCTATCGCTGGACGCCCGACGATGGGGCAAACCCCCGCGTGGATACATATTTCGTGGATATGGACACGTGCGGGCCGATGGTTCTGGACGCGCTGATCAAGATCAAGACCGATATTGACCCTACGCTGACCTTCCGGCGGTCCTGCCGCGAGGGGATTTGCGGCTCCTGCGCGATGAATATCGACGGGATCAACACGCTAGCCTGTATCTATGGCATGGATGAGATCAAGGGCGATGTGAAAATCTACCCCCTGCCGC
The nucleotide sequence above comes from Roseovarius carneus. Encoded proteins:
- a CDS encoding succinate dehydrogenase → MRRAVLILAAFGLSACAAANDAAGTIARERAKGVVNAVVAERFPGLNAAPITDCVIDAASASEIISIAGASVTGVTQSTAGEVLTIAQRPEAVQCIAQNSITLLG